The Nostoc sp. 'Peltigera membranacea cyanobiont' N6 genome contains the following window.
GCGATGCGAGTAAATTACCAGATGCGTTGGCACAAGCGGAAAGTGATTTAAAATCGGCATTGAGTTAAAACTCTTTGTTACAGCATCTGTCGTAGTAGTCTATCAATAAAAATTGATGCATAAATTCCTTGTAGAGACGGCGATTTATCGCGTCTCTCTAACCGTCAAAATCAATTTGACACAATAGTAGGGGCAATTCATGAATTGCCCCCACGAGAAATCACGGCTTTCACTCCCTTTTTGCGTAAGTCCTAAATATTCCAAAACAGACGCAAAAATCCTCTCTATTTCTCTTCTCTCTGTGTTGCGCCAGTTGCTTCAAGTCGGGAAACCCGCCCAACTGGCTTCTCTGCGCCTCTGTGGTTCGTTGATTTCCTTAAACCATCTCAAACTCTAATTCATGACTCTTAAAAAAATCATGAGTAAAATGATCCACCACATTCGTATCAGCTAATTCCAAATTATAAAAATCCACAGCTTCATGGTCAAAATGAGGGCCAGCGTGCCAAGTTCCCTCATGTAGCTTAATAAAACAATTCCCCGGAATCCGAAAAGCAGCAATCTCTTCTAATGCTGGCTCACTCACATCATTATCAGGAGGACAAACAGCAATGAACCAATCCTTCCCATCCAAAGAACCTAAACATTGAGTGCATTGCTGATGGCGAGTAATTT
Protein-coding sequences here:
- a CDS encoding ureidoglycolate lyase, which codes for MGTSKTVQQLQAQWVSSENFRRYGQVIFASVDGKGYDVEDAQLNLQNGIPRFYIMRLEKRGRKFHKITRHQQCTQCLGSLDGKDWFIAVCPPDNDVSEPALEEIAAFRIPGNCFIKLHEGTWHAGPHFDHEAVDFYNLELADTNVVDHFTHDFFKSHELEFEMV